The Sulfolobus acidocaldarius DSM 639 genome has a window encoding:
- a CDS encoding DNA-directed RNA polymerase subunit H → MRSSSKKKIDISNHELVPKHEILQLEEAYKLVKELGIKPEQLPWIRASDPVAKSIGAKPGDIIKITRKSPFTGESVTYRYVITG, encoded by the coding sequence ATGCGTTCATCCTCAAAGAAAAAGATCGATATATCAAATCATGAATTAGTGCCTAAACATGAAATTTTACAACTTGAAGAAGCATATAAATTGGTTAAAGAATTAGGAATTAAGCCTGAGCAATTACCGTGGATAAGAGCATCTGACCCTGTGGCTAAAAGTATAGGTGCAAAGCCTGGTGACATAATTAAGATAACCAGAAAAAGTCCTTTTACAGGCGAAAGTGTAACTTATAGGTATGTTATAACAGGGTGA
- a CDS encoding 30S ribosomal protein S12, which translates to MAGSKSPKGLFAARKLRLKRLKFSWSQRSFKRRMLALKEKFDPLEGAPMARGIVLEKVGIESRQPNSAVRKAVRVQLVKNGRIVTAFVPGDGGVNFIDEHDEVVIAGIGGTLGRSMGDLPGVRYKVVMVNGVSLDALYKGKKQKPVR; encoded by the coding sequence TTGGCAGGTAGTAAATCTCCAAAAGGTTTGTTTGCAGCAAGGAAATTGAGATTAAAAAGGCTAAAGTTTAGCTGGAGCCAGAGATCCTTTAAGAGAAGAATGTTAGCACTAAAAGAGAAATTTGATCCGCTAGAAGGTGCACCAATGGCTAGAGGTATAGTTTTAGAAAAAGTTGGTATAGAATCTAGGCAACCAAATTCTGCAGTTAGGAAAGCAGTTAGAGTACAGCTAGTCAAAAATGGAAGAATAGTTACAGCATTTGTTCCAGGGGACGGTGGTGTTAACTTTATAGATGAGCACGATGAAGTCGTTATAGCAGGTATTGGTGGTACGTTAGGTAGGTCAATGGGTGACTTACCCGGCGTTAGATATAAAGTAGTAATGGTTAACGGGGTTTCATTAGACGCATTATATAAGGGAAAGAAGCAGAAACCAGTAAGATAA
- a CDS encoding bifunctional nuclease family protein, with product MQPAKDEELLRVKKVDAFFYPLRGIPTMVLYLEDDREFKMFHIPQEIVLIVNKLQGKEEYEQVLGFDRRESIYDVLYDVMSFSTNIKDSIKNVINRIIIDDVIREYGVYVATVEFKFDGIIIEKKLIPSHAVALALLFDRPIFIRRKLVDEQEKEENKEGEGT from the coding sequence AGTTATTAAGAGTTAAGAAAGTTGACGCATTCTTCTATCCTTTGAGAGGAATACCTACTATGGTTCTTTATCTTGAAGATGATAGAGAATTCAAAATGTTTCATATACCACAAGAAATAGTATTAATAGTGAATAAATTGCAGGGGAAAGAAGAATACGAACAAGTACTAGGTTTTGATAGAAGGGAGAGTATTTATGACGTCCTATACGACGTGATGTCATTTTCTACAAACATAAAGGACAGCATAAAAAATGTAATCAATCGCATAATAATTGATGATGTAATAAGAGAATACGGAGTATATGTTGCAACTGTAGAATTCAAATTTGATGGTATAATAATTGAAAAGAAACTAATACCTAGTCACGCAGTTGCATTAGCTCTGCTTTTTGATAGACCTATATTCATAAGAAGAAAGTTAGTTGATGAGCAGGAAAAAGAGGAGAATAAGGAAGGAGAAGGAACTTAG
- a CDS encoding 50S ribosomal protein L30e — MSQSFEGELKTLLRSGKVILGTRKTLKLLKTGKVKGVVVSSTLRQDLKDDIMTFSKFSDIPIYLYKGSGYELGTLCGKPFMVSVIGIVDEGESKILEFIKEVKQ; from the coding sequence ATGTCTCAAAGTTTTGAGGGAGAATTAAAAACACTTCTTAGAAGTGGCAAAGTAATTTTAGGAACAAGGAAGACATTGAAATTATTAAAGACAGGTAAGGTAAAGGGAGTAGTAGTTTCTTCTACATTAAGGCAGGATCTAAAAGACGATATAATGACATTTTCAAAATTTTCTGATATTCCAATTTATCTCTATAAAGGTAGTGGATATGAATTAGGGACATTATGCGGTAAACCTTTTATGGTATCTGTTATAGGTATAGTTGATGAAGGGGAATCAAAAATTTTGGAGTTTATTAAAGAGGTGAAGCAATGA
- the rpoA1 gene encoding DNA-directed RNA polymerase subunit A' has product MSEKIIRGVKFGVLSPNEIRQMSVTAIITSEVYDEDGTPIEGGVMDPKLGVIEPGQKCPVCGNTLAGCPGHFGHIELIKPVIHIGYVKHIYDFLRSTCWRCGRIKIKEQDLERYKRIYNAIKLRWPSAARRLVEYIKKISIKNLECPHCGEKQFKIKLEKPYNFNEERNGSIVKLSPSEIRDRLERIPDSDVELLGYDPKSSRPEWMILTVLPVPPITIRPSITIESGIRAEDDLTHKLVDIIRLNERLKESIEAGAPQLIIEDLWDLLQYHVATYFDNEIPGLPPAKHRSGRPLRTLAQRLKGKEGRFRGNLSGKRVDFSARTVISPDPNLSIDEVGIPYTIARMLTVPERVTNINIERIRQYIINGPDKWPGANYVIKPDGRRIDLRYVKDRKELASSITAGYVVERHLVDGDVVLFNRQPSLHRISMMAHKVRVLPGRTFRLNLLDCPPYNADFDGDEMNLHVPQSEEAIAEARELMLVHKNIITPRYGGPIIGGGQDYISGAYLLSVKTTLLTVEEVATILGVTDFVGELGEPAILAPKPYYTGKQVISLFLPKDFNFHGPANISKGPRACKDEICPHDSFIVIKNGLLLEGVFDKKAIGNQQPESMLHWSIREYGTEYGKWLMDNVFKMFIRFLEMRGFTMTLEDITIPDEAQNEITTKIKEGYSQVDEYIRKFNEGQLEPIPGRTIEESLESYILDTLDKLRKVAGEIATKYLDPFNNVYIMAITGARGSELNITQMTALLGQQSVRGERIRRGYRERTLSLFKYGDIAPEARGFVKNSFMRGLSPYEMFFHAAGGREGLVDTAVKTSQSGYMQRRLINALSDLRIEYDGTVRSLYGDIVQVVYGDDAVHPMYSAHSKSVNVNRVIERVIGWKR; this is encoded by the coding sequence ATGAGTGAGAAGATTATACGGGGCGTAAAATTTGGTGTATTATCACCTAATGAAATAAGGCAAATGTCAGTTACAGCAATAATAACTTCAGAGGTATATGATGAAGACGGTACTCCAATCGAAGGAGGAGTAATGGATCCAAAACTAGGTGTAATAGAGCCCGGTCAAAAATGTCCCGTATGTGGTAACACGTTAGCAGGTTGTCCTGGTCATTTCGGCCATATAGAACTTATTAAACCAGTCATTCACATAGGTTATGTTAAACACATTTATGATTTCCTCAGGAGTACCTGTTGGAGATGTGGTAGAATAAAGATTAAGGAGCAAGATTTAGAGAGATATAAGAGAATATATAATGCTATAAAGCTCAGATGGCCATCTGCAGCAAGAAGGTTAGTAGAGTATATAAAGAAAATATCTATTAAGAACCTAGAATGTCCTCATTGCGGTGAAAAACAATTCAAGATAAAATTAGAAAAACCATATAATTTCAATGAGGAAAGGAATGGATCAATAGTGAAATTATCCCCCTCAGAGATAAGAGATAGATTAGAAAGAATACCTGACAGTGACGTTGAGCTTTTAGGATATGATCCTAAATCCTCTAGACCTGAGTGGATGATTTTAACTGTTTTACCAGTCCCCCCAATAACCATTAGGCCCTCTATAACTATCGAAAGTGGAATAAGAGCCGAGGATGATCTTACTCATAAGCTTGTTGATATAATAAGGCTTAATGAAAGATTAAAAGAAAGTATTGAGGCAGGTGCTCCACAATTAATAATAGAGGATTTATGGGATTTATTGCAATATCATGTCGCTACTTACTTTGATAATGAGATACCCGGCTTGCCTCCAGCCAAGCATAGATCCGGAAGACCTTTAAGGACACTTGCTCAGAGACTGAAAGGTAAAGAGGGTAGATTTAGGGGGAACTTATCAGGCAAGAGAGTTGATTTCTCCGCAAGAACTGTAATATCTCCAGACCCCAATTTGAGTATAGATGAAGTAGGAATTCCATATACCATAGCGAGAATGTTAACTGTACCGGAAAGGGTAACTAATATAAACATAGAAAGAATAAGGCAATACATTATAAACGGTCCCGATAAATGGCCAGGAGCGAATTATGTAATAAAACCTGATGGTAGAAGGATTGATCTAAGGTATGTTAAAGATAGAAAAGAATTAGCTTCTAGTATAACTGCAGGATATGTAGTTGAGAGACACTTAGTAGATGGAGATGTGGTGCTTTTTAATAGACAGCCTTCATTGCACAGGATCTCGATGATGGCCCACAAAGTTAGGGTATTACCAGGTAGAACATTCAGATTAAATCTGTTAGATTGTCCTCCATATAACGCTGACTTTGATGGAGACGAAATGAATCTACATGTTCCACAATCAGAGGAAGCTATAGCAGAGGCAAGGGAATTGATGTTAGTGCATAAAAACATTATTACTCCTAGATACGGCGGACCCATCATAGGTGGGGGACAGGATTATATAAGTGGTGCTTATTTGTTATCAGTAAAAACTACTCTACTAACAGTTGAAGAAGTGGCTACTATATTGGGAGTAACAGACTTTGTAGGAGAGCTAGGAGAACCGGCTATACTTGCTCCAAAGCCATATTACACCGGAAAACAGGTAATCAGTCTATTTTTGCCTAAAGATTTTAACTTCCATGGTCCTGCTAATATATCAAAAGGACCTAGAGCATGTAAGGATGAGATTTGTCCTCATGACTCGTTTATCGTCATCAAAAATGGACTATTGTTAGAAGGTGTATTTGATAAGAAAGCAATAGGAAATCAACAGCCAGAAAGTATGTTGCATTGGTCTATTAGAGAATACGGTACCGAATATGGTAAATGGTTAATGGATAATGTGTTTAAGATGTTCATTAGGTTTTTAGAGATGAGAGGTTTCACTATGACTTTGGAGGATATAACTATACCAGATGAAGCTCAAAATGAAATAACTACTAAAATTAAAGAGGGATATAGTCAGGTTGATGAGTATATAAGGAAATTTAATGAAGGACAGCTTGAACCAATACCTGGAAGAACAATTGAAGAAAGCCTAGAAAGTTATATACTTGATACACTAGATAAACTGAGAAAAGTAGCAGGAGAAATAGCTACAAAATACTTGGATCCATTTAACAATGTATACATTATGGCCATAACTGGTGCTAGAGGAAGTGAGTTGAATATAACCCAGATGACCGCTTTATTAGGACAGCAATCAGTGAGGGGAGAGAGAATTAGAAGAGGATATAGAGAGAGGACATTATCTTTGTTTAAATATGGTGACATAGCACCTGAAGCAAGAGGTTTCGTTAAGAACTCCTTCATGAGGGGTCTAAGCCCATATGAAATGTTCTTCCATGCAGCAGGAGGTAGAGAGGGATTAGTTGATACTGCTGTAAAGACGTCACAAAGCGGTTACATGCAGAGGAGGTTAATTAACGCTTTATCAGATCTAAGGATAGAATATGATGGAACTGTGAGAAGTTTATATGGAGATATTGTTCAAGTAGTATATGGTGATGATGCAGTGCATCCCATGTATAGTGCCCATAGTAAAAGTGTGAATGTTAACAGAGTTATAGAAAGAGTTATTGGTTGGAAGAGGTGA
- a CDS encoding NusA-like transcription termination signal-binding factor yields MPEIKLTSEELKYMSLFQDITGVTARDCIIDDRNNRIILLINPESMGVAIGKNGLNVRKLEKLINKSVEIVGYQENLEDLVKNLMSPARVKTIKVVQSNSKKTVYITVEPQDKGIAIGKNGRNVERAKLILKRYLDIDSVVVV; encoded by the coding sequence GTGCCAGAAATTAAATTAACTTCAGAAGAGTTAAAATACATGTCTTTATTCCAAGATATAACTGGAGTTACTGCAAGGGACTGCATAATAGATGACAGAAATAACAGAATTATATTGCTAATAAATCCAGAGAGTATGGGAGTAGCTATAGGTAAGAATGGTCTTAATGTAAGAAAGCTAGAAAAATTGATAAATAAATCTGTTGAGATTGTAGGATACCAAGAAAACCTTGAAGATTTAGTGAAGAATCTAATGTCCCCTGCAAGAGTCAAAACAATAAAAGTGGTTCAATCTAACTCGAAAAAGACGGTGTATATAACAGTGGAACCGCAGGACAAAGGAATAGCTATAGGTAAGAATGGAAGAAATGTTGAAAGGGCTAAGTTAATATTAAAAAGGTATTTGGATATTGATTCTGTTGTTGTAGTATAA
- a CDS encoding DNA-directed RNA polymerase subunit B gives MLDTESRWAIAESFFKTRGLVRQHLDSFNDFLRNKLQQVIYEQGEIVTEVPGLKIKLGKIRYEKPSIRETDKGPMREITPMEARLRNLTYSSPIFLSMIPVENNIEGEPIEIYIGDLPIMLKSVADPTSNLPIDKLIEIGEDPKDPGGYFIVNGSEKVIIAQEDLATNRVLVDYGKSGSNITHVAKVTSSAAGYRVQVMIERLKDSTIQISFATVPGRIPFAIIMRALGFVTDRDIVYAVSLDPQIQNELLPSLEQASSITSAEEALDFIGNRVAIGQKRENRIQKAEQVIDKYFLPHLGTSPEDRKKKGYYLASAVNKILELYLGRREPDDKDHYANKRVRLAGDLFTSLFRVAFKAFVKDLVYQLEKSKVRGRRLSLTALVRADIITERIRHALATGNWVGGRTGVSQLLDRTNWLSMLSHLRRVVSSLARGQPNFEARDLHGTQWGRMCPFETPEGPNSGLVKNLALLAQVSVGINESVVERVAYELGVVSVEDVIRRISEQNEDVEKYMSWSKVYLNGRLLGYYEDGKELAKKIRESRRQGKLSDEVNVAYIATDYLNEVHINCDAGRVRRPLIIVNNGTPLVDTEDIKKLKNGEITFDDLVKQGKIEFIDAEEEENAYVALNPQDLTPDHTHLEIWPSAILGIIASIIPYPEHNQSPRNTYQSAMAKQSLGLYASNYQIRTDTRAHLLHYPQMPLVQTRMLGVIGYNDRPAGANAILAIMSYTGYNMEDSIIMNKSSIERGMYRSTFFRLYSTEEVKYPGGQEDKIVTPEAGVKGYKGKDYYRLLEDNGVVSPEVEVKGGDVLIGKVSPPRFLQEFKELSPEQAKRDTSIVTRHGENGIVDLVLITETLEGNKLVKVRVRDLRIPEIGDKFATRHGQKGVVGILIDQVDMPYTAKGIVPDIILNPHALPSRMTIGQIMEAIGGKYAALSGKPVDATPFLETPKLQEMQKEILKLGHLPDSTEVVYDGRTGQKLKSRILFGIVYYQKLHHMVADKMHARARGPVQILTRQPTEGRAREGGLRFGEMERDCLIGFGTAMLIKDRLLDNSDKAVVYICDQCGYVGWYDRSKNRYVCPVHGDKSVLHPVTVSYAFKLLIQELMSMVISPRLILGEKVNLGGASNE, from the coding sequence ATGTTAGATACAGAGTCTAGGTGGGCAATAGCTGAATCATTCTTTAAGACAAGAGGATTAGTTAGGCAGCATTTAGATTCATTCAATGATTTTCTGAGAAATAAACTTCAGCAAGTAATATATGAACAAGGAGAAATAGTAACTGAAGTTCCTGGATTGAAGATTAAATTAGGTAAAATAAGATATGAAAAACCTAGCATAAGAGAAACTGACAAAGGACCTATGAGAGAAATAACACCTATGGAGGCAAGGCTTAGGAATCTGACCTACTCATCTCCTATATTTTTGAGTATGATTCCAGTTGAGAATAATATAGAAGGCGAACCAATAGAAATATACATTGGAGATCTCCCTATAATGCTTAAATCAGTAGCAGATCCAACTTCAAATTTACCCATTGATAAACTAATTGAAATAGGCGAAGACCCTAAAGATCCGGGTGGTTACTTCATAGTAAATGGTAGTGAGAAAGTGATTATAGCTCAAGAAGATCTAGCAACAAATAGAGTATTAGTAGATTATGGAAAGAGCGGATCTAATATAACACATGTTGCCAAAGTAACATCCTCTGCAGCCGGATATAGAGTTCAGGTTATGATAGAGAGACTGAAGGATAGTACAATTCAAATTTCATTTGCAACAGTTCCAGGAAGAATACCATTTGCAATAATAATGAGAGCATTAGGTTTTGTAACAGATCGTGATATAGTATATGCAGTATCTTTAGACCCTCAAATTCAGAATGAATTACTACCATCATTAGAGCAGGCAAGCTCTATTACAAGTGCAGAAGAAGCATTGGATTTCATAGGTAATAGAGTTGCAATAGGACAGAAAAGAGAAAATAGAATTCAAAAAGCGGAGCAAGTAATAGATAAATATTTCCTACCTCATCTTGGTACATCACCTGAAGATAGGAAAAAGAAAGGATATTATTTAGCTAGTGCTGTAAATAAGATCCTTGAATTATATTTAGGCAGGAGAGAGCCAGATGACAAAGATCATTATGCAAATAAGAGAGTTAGACTAGCAGGAGACTTGTTCACAAGTTTATTTAGAGTAGCTTTCAAAGCCTTTGTTAAAGATCTAGTTTATCAGCTTGAAAAATCAAAAGTGAGGGGAAGAAGACTTTCTTTAACCGCCTTAGTTAGGGCTGATATAATAACGGAAAGAATACGACATGCATTAGCAACAGGAAACTGGGTTGGCGGTAGAACTGGAGTAAGTCAATTACTAGATAGAACAAATTGGCTATCCATGTTAAGTCATCTTAGGAGAGTAGTTTCATCTTTAGCCAGGGGACAGCCTAATTTTGAGGCGAGAGACCTTCATGGAACTCAATGGGGAAGAATGTGCCCGTTTGAAACACCTGAAGGTCCTAACAGTGGACTTGTGAAAAATCTAGCCTTGTTAGCACAGGTTTCTGTTGGTATTAACGAGTCAGTAGTCGAGAGGGTAGCTTATGAATTAGGAGTCGTGAGTGTAGAAGATGTAATAAGGAGAATCAGTGAGCAAAACGAAGACGTGGAAAAATATATGAGTTGGAGTAAGGTTTACCTTAATGGTAGATTATTAGGATATTACGAGGATGGTAAAGAGTTAGCTAAGAAGATTAGGGAATCAAGAAGGCAGGGAAAGCTCAGTGATGAAGTAAATGTAGCATATATAGCCACAGACTATTTGAATGAAGTTCACATAAACTGTGATGCAGGAAGAGTTAGAAGACCTTTAATTATTGTAAATAATGGTACTCCTTTAGTGGATACTGAAGACATTAAGAAATTGAAGAATGGAGAAATAACTTTCGATGACCTAGTCAAACAAGGTAAAATAGAATTTATAGATGCCGAAGAGGAGGAAAATGCATATGTTGCTTTAAATCCACAAGATCTAACACCAGATCATACTCATTTGGAAATATGGCCGTCTGCTATATTGGGTATTATTGCATCCATTATACCCTACCCTGAACATAACCAGTCTCCCAGAAATACTTACCAATCAGCTATGGCTAAACAGTCTTTGGGTCTTTATGCGTCGAACTATCAAATAAGAACTGATACAAGAGCCCATTTATTACATTATCCACAAATGCCCCTAGTGCAGACAAGAATGTTAGGAGTTATAGGCTATAATGATAGACCAGCAGGTGCTAATGCAATTCTAGCTATCATGTCTTATACAGGATATAATATGGAGGACTCAATAATTATGAATAAGTCCTCCATAGAGAGGGGAATGTATAGGTCAACGTTCTTCAGGCTTTATTCCACGGAAGAAGTAAAATATCCAGGAGGACAAGAAGATAAAATAGTTACACCAGAAGCTGGTGTAAAAGGCTATAAAGGAAAAGATTATTACAGACTCCTAGAAGATAATGGAGTGGTTTCTCCAGAAGTTGAGGTAAAAGGAGGAGATGTCTTAATAGGTAAAGTTAGCCCTCCTAGATTCCTTCAGGAATTCAAGGAGTTAAGTCCTGAGCAGGCTAAAAGAGATACATCAATAGTCACAAGACACGGAGAAAATGGTATTGTGGATTTAGTGTTAATAACAGAAACTCTTGAAGGTAATAAATTAGTAAAAGTAAGGGTAAGGGATCTTAGGATTCCTGAAATAGGGGATAAGTTCGCTACAAGACATGGTCAAAAAGGAGTAGTTGGTATATTAATTGATCAAGTTGATATGCCATATACCGCGAAAGGTATAGTTCCAGATATAATTTTGAATCCACATGCTTTGCCCTCAAGAATGACTATAGGACAAATAATGGAGGCGATAGGTGGTAAATATGCAGCTTTATCAGGTAAACCTGTAGACGCAACTCCATTCTTAGAGACACCAAAACTACAAGAGATGCAAAAGGAAATACTTAAATTAGGACACTTACCAGATTCGACGGAAGTAGTATATGATGGAAGAACAGGTCAAAAATTGAAAAGCAGAATATTGTTTGGGATAGTATACTATCAAAAGTTACATCACATGGTTGCAGATAAAATGCATGCAAGAGCAAGAGGACCAGTTCAAATTTTAACCAGACAACCTACTGAAGGCAGAGCTAGGGAAGGTGGATTAAGATTCGGAGAAATGGAGAGAGACTGTTTAATTGGGTTTGGTACTGCGATGTTAATTAAAGATAGATTGCTAGATAATTCAGATAAAGCTGTAGTATATATCTGTGATCAATGTGGATATGTGGGCTGGTACGATAGAAGCAAGAATAGATACGTGTGCCCAGTGCATGGCGATAAATCTGTCTTACATCCAGTTACTGTTTCATACGCGTTTAAACTTTTAATTCAAGAACTTATGAGTATGGTAATTTCACCGAGATTAATTTTAGGTGAAAAAGTAAACTTAGGAGGTGCTTCAAATGAGTGA
- the rpoA2 gene encoding DNA-directed RNA polymerase subunit A'' has product MIDEKLKGYIDKRLNEIKDKIPDKLHEDLRAAIMDINGVELTEEDIDRIIDLTIREYQQSLIEPGEAIGVVTAQSVGEPGTQMTLRTFHFAGIRELNVTLGLPRLIEIVDARKVPSTPMMTIYLTDEYKTDKDKALDIARRIEYTRVENVVSSVSVDISNMSITLQFDQEMLKDKGVSIEEIKKIITKLKLGEIRIEDNDEYSFTIYFEKIDSIMALFKMREKILNTKIKGVKGIKRAIVQKKGDEYVIITDGSNLEGIMNVTGVDINKIQTNNIHEVEEVLGIEAARELISREIKKVLEEQGLDVDMRHIVLVSDIMTRTGDIRQIGRHGVTGEKSSVLARAAFEVTVKHLLDAAARGEREEFKGVIENIIIGQPIRLGTGIVELTMKPNMR; this is encoded by the coding sequence ATGATAGATGAAAAGTTAAAGGGTTATATTGATAAGAGATTAAACGAAATAAAGGACAAAATTCCCGATAAGTTACATGAAGATCTTAGAGCTGCAATCATGGATATTAATGGTGTAGAGTTAACGGAAGAAGATATTGATAGAATTATAGATTTAACTATTAGAGAATATCAACAATCATTAATTGAACCAGGCGAGGCTATAGGTGTTGTCACTGCACAGTCTGTAGGAGAACCAGGTACTCAAATGACGCTAAGAACTTTCCACTTTGCAGGAATTAGAGAATTGAACGTTACCCTAGGTTTGCCAAGATTAATAGAAATTGTTGATGCAAGAAAAGTACCATCCACTCCTATGATGACGATATATCTTACTGATGAATATAAGACTGATAAGGATAAGGCATTAGATATAGCGAGAAGAATAGAATATACAAGAGTGGAAAATGTTGTATCTTCTGTTAGTGTTGATATATCTAATATGTCAATAACTCTTCAATTCGATCAAGAAATGTTAAAAGACAAGGGAGTATCGATAGAAGAGATTAAGAAAATCATAACTAAGTTAAAATTAGGAGAAATAAGAATAGAGGATAATGACGAATATAGTTTTACAATTTACTTTGAAAAGATTGACAGTATAATGGCATTATTCAAAATGAGAGAGAAGATACTAAATACAAAGATAAAGGGAGTCAAGGGTATAAAAAGGGCTATAGTACAGAAGAAAGGAGACGAATATGTTATTATAACTGATGGTTCTAACCTAGAGGGTATTATGAATGTTACTGGTGTGGATATTAATAAGATACAGACTAATAATATTCATGAAGTAGAAGAAGTATTAGGCATAGAGGCAGCAAGAGAACTTATCTCTAGGGAGATAAAGAAAGTTCTGGAGGAGCAGGGATTAGATGTTGACATGAGACATATTGTACTTGTTTCTGATATTATGACAAGAACTGGAGATATAAGGCAAATAGGAAGACATGGCGTTACTGGTGAGAAAAGTAGTGTATTAGCCAGAGCTGCATTTGAAGTTACTGTGAAGCACTTATTGGACGCTGCAGCTAGAGGAGAGAGAGAAGAGTTTAAAGGAGTGATAGAAAACATTATAATCGGACAGCCTATAAGATTAGGTACCGGAATAGTTGAATTAACAATGAAGCCTAATATGAGGTGA